Below is a window of Salvelinus sp. IW2-2015 linkage group LG35, ASM291031v2, whole genome shotgun sequence DNA.
tcagtctgtcatggaaagagcaggtatccttagtgttttgtacactcagtgtatacctgtggtatagttaagcaataaggcctaaggggggtgtagtatatggccaatataccactgctaagggctgttcttacacacgACAACGCAGAGTgcttggatacagcccttagccatgatatattggccatataccacaaacccRGAGGTGCCGTACTGCTATTATAAACCACTTTCCAAGTAATTAGAGCAATAcgaatacatgttttgtcatactcgtgGTATAGGGTCTgctataccatggctgtcagtcaaacagaattcagggctcgaaccacccagtttataataatagTTAGTGCGTGGAAAAGCGTACTacataagggaagtaccaaaacacctcgAAATAGGGGATgtgcatgcaagcagatgagaCAATTTGCTAAGGATAGAATAAATGAGATCGTAAATCCTGCAAAAGGGagaatgtaaaccagggaaaaagcacactaccctcccctgtgcccaatagGAAAAAACACKACCCTCCCAAAAGCACTTTTTTTTWTTTTTAAACAACACTCCCCTATTTCATACTAAGACAATACAGCGGATTAACTTGCTCGATTCAACTTATTATGGGCTTTATTGATACAGTACTGTACCTCTTTATTCTGAAAACAAGACATGTTTTTTTCCTCACATCTCCTCTCACTGCTGGAGGCTGGTGGAGTTACAGAATGACTTTTGTCTTAGTTTTTTGCTCAAAGTAAAACAAGACGTTTTGAAAATGGCATAAGACAGGGGCAACACATAGCTTAGGTtctcctacatacagtatgttgagtATATGCACTGTACGATAACCGTGGTCAGACATTCATTGAACTGTTAAAACAGTCGTAAATCCTGAGCTTGAATAGAAAACACACGCTCAAGAAAGAGTAAGACGGGATCCACAGTTCACACAACAGGTTTCAATTGAAATGACCTTGGATGGGTCCATTGGCTTTGGATGGAGTAGATGGGTTATGGTAAGTAGTAAGTACAGCTKGTTAGAGTGCCAATAGCCCTAGAGTGCATTAGTAAAAGAGGGAGCCATTTCACTCCGTAGAGAGCTCTGCTCCCCTTGAGTGCTCCAGCATTGCGATCTTCTGTTTTGCACCATTGACTAGAGCAGCCCCTTTACTCAACCAGTCATCTGAGCAGGGTTGGGGTTCTGCACCATTGACTAGAGCAGCCCCTTTACTCAACCAGTCATctgagcagggttggggtcaattctatgTCAATTCAGGATATATTATTCCAATCGAATATCTATTATTCTCAACGCTTTTCAATGATCAaaattgtaaatcagaatttctggtttacttcctgaattgaccccGACCCGACAGCTGATGGAAGATCAGTCCATCATCACAGGGTAGCTGAATAGGGGAACCTCCTCAATGTCCTCTTGAGGTCCCTCCTTTCATTCAGGGCCacgtttttgttcagtttatgggTCGTGTCAAGGCCTCAGGATGGGCAGTGACGCCTGCACTTGGAGTGGTCAGGTTGGGATCCTGAAACTGGCGAAGACGCGGGTAATCTTATCTGGGTGGCAATAGTGTGTGAATGCATTTAGAGGAAGAGTGGGGGTGTTGTGAAGGAGTTATTTTGGGTTACATAATTGTATGTCCATAAGAGCTGCATGATGTGTCTATGTAGACATTTACTGTAGTCTCTATTAGTGTGTTAGACAGGCCCTATCCTGTGATGGGGCACTTGTAGAGTCTGGAGGTTGGGGCAGGTGAAGCAGGGGGCAGGGAGGAAACACGTTGCTATTCCATTGGAGGCGAACGGTAGAGTTGGCCCATAGAAcacttcctccttcccctccgtGCTCACGTCCAACACCTGGACAACAGgacgtgaaaaaaaaaaaattcaaatacaTGAAATAATAAGAGATTTTTAGTAAGATAACATTTTCTATGAATTCCCTCTTTCCTCATAATGGATTATAAGAGCATTCGAAACACCTTAAAAAAAAACGATGCATAAATTATTTATGTACAACATAGTTTAATAAGACAATTTTTCAGGTTACTTAACTCTGTCAAGGTCACTCACCTGGATACACGCTAGGGGCTCATTGGTCCAAATAGAATATCCACCGACAACATAGATTCGGTCATCATGGACTGCCACTCCAGATTCATTCTGACCTGRggaggatagagaggagagagcgaaaaCAATGATTCACTGTGCCAAAGAGAGGCCATATGACTCAATGTCATCTGAGACACAGGGTGCGTTGGGAAAGTTCAGAAAATAACTCCCGACTTCACCTTGAACTTATTTGACAACTTCACGGGGAATCAAGTCGGGAGGGGTGGAGAGTCACACGGGAAAAAGGAGGACAGTGATcttatctagtgtgtgtgtgtgtgtgtgtctgcctgcctgtgtgtgcacgtgcatgcgtATGCATGAGCGCGTGTATGTGAAGCCCACCCACCCGTGAGTAGGCTGAAGGTGCAGCGGGTCCACTGGTCCATGTCTATGTCATAGGAGTCGATGTGGCGGACCAGGATGCGGTCGTTGTTGTAGTCCAGGTCATTTCCTCCCAGCACATACAGCTGCCTTCTCACCACGGCCATGACATGGTACACTCGCCTCTGTAGCATGGGACTGCGGGCCAGCCACTGgttctgtcagagagagaaagggggaaagagagagggggggtgaacgAGACAGAGAAGggcgagaggagggggggagagagggtgagagaaagagaaggtgagGAGGAAAAAGAATGGTGAGAAGATGAGATGTTGAATAGATGGATTAATATTTTAGCGTATCCCTGCGTGGGTAATTGATGTATGTTCAGTGCTGGATAAATAATGTGACACCAGAACTATGATTTTTCCTAATGATATCTCCCCATTCCTAATAATACACTTCACCCTCTCCATTTTACACGGATGTATCCGACTGTGCACATTTGACTAAGTGTGTCAatggttgttttgtgtgtgtgtgtgtgtgtgtgtgtgtgggtgagcgtACGTgaccatgtttgtgtgtgtacgtgagcgATTGTGTGCGTGGGCGCgcgattgtgtatgtgtgcgtgcgtccgggtgtgtgtgcgtatgtctgGTAGGACCTGACGGGTGGCCATCTGTTGAGGGTAGTGTGGGTGGGGGGTTGGTGTTCCTGGCAGGTGAATGTAGCTCCACGGTGAATACAAATGAGACTTTCTCAGTCTcctgctcgctcgctctctcccttccttccttccttccttccttccttccttccttccttccttccttccttccttccttccttccttccttgctctccttctctccctattGCTCTCCCCCTTGCGCGCGGGCTCTCTGTCTCacgcgcacgcaaacacacatgtTGCAGTAAACAAGCGTATTACTCAGCTATCACATAAACAGAAACTGTTCTGAAACcatggttttaaatgttttgatggCATTTGTCTTACTTTTTGCTTATTTCTCTGTACTACCTGTTCTTCAGTTACCTGTTCTGGGTCGTACACCATCAGTCTATTCTGGTACTGAGCTGTGTTTGTGACTCCACCTGTAACAGAGAAGAGTATTACACACAGgtggcgtgcatgtgtgtgtgttcagtctgttATGCTCTATTCTCcatctgggtgtgtgtgtacctgagacCCAGAGCAGGTCGTCAGCCACACAGCCGGCGTGACAGGACAGCGAGCGGTCAAAGGACTGGACGAAGGTCCACTTGTTCCTCTTRGGACAGTAGCGTTCCACYGTGGGCAGCACCTGTCTCAGCTCGTTCCTCCCCCCCACCGCGTACAGGTACTGGCCCAGAGCCCCSAGGACAAAGTGTTCCCTGCACGCCTTCATGGAGGCTATCTCCYTCCAGCGGTTCCCCCGGGGGTCGTACCGACAGGCMGTCCTCACCGCACACGTCCTCCCCGTGGAATGCTCCACCTCGCCYCCCGCCACAAACAGGAAGTGYCCCATGACGGCCACGCAGTGGTGGCTGCGCCCYGCGGGCATMGGRGCCAGCTCGCTCCAGTTGGAGCACCRYGCCYCGCGCYCGTTCTCCTGGGRGGCCGGGTTGAAGTAGCGCAGCTCCCGRACGCGGCTCACCTCGCGCTTGCGCCCGCCGGCGATGTAGAGGGTGAGAGACTGGAAGCGGGGCTTGGTGTGGGCGGTCTGGCGGAGGGGTTGGGCGWAGGTGGCACGGTGGTACTCTAGAGCCTCGTCCACTAGGGCGGCGGCGGTGGCACTGGACTGGACCAGCGGGTGGCACTGTGCCACGTGGTGCAGGGCGGCCACATCCATAAGACCGTAACGAACGTGCTGTATCAGGTCCTCGGTGTACTGGTACCGACAGTCATGCTCTAACCAGCACACCACCAgctaaagaggagagggggaagaggaaggcAGAGGGAAGCGATTCATACTTATTAGTATTCTAAATGCCTACAGAGCAGTGTTGCAAGAACAAGACGAGTGTGTTActgtatacacaaacacacttataCAAAACGTGCGTACACACACTTatacaaacgtacacacacacacacacacactagtgtgtTGTGTGCAAGCATCATGAATATCCACCGGTACATTCCTTTGTTGAGGAccgggagaggagagaagcagagaggggatTTAATTGAACTTGAGAGCAATCGGAGGCTGTTTAGCTGTGGCGGTGGCGTGTGAATGTGGGCGAGATGGCTGAAGATCGCTG
It encodes the following:
- the klhl32 gene encoding kelch-like protein 32 isoform X3, whose amino-acid sequence is MVYDPEQNQWLARSPMLQRRVYHVMAVVRRQLYVLGGNDLDYNNDRILVRHIDSYDIDMDQWTRCTFSLLTGQNESGVAVHDDRIYVVGGYSIWTNEPLACIQVLDVSTEGKEEVFYGPTLPFASNGIATCFLPAPCFTCPNLQTLQVPHHRIGPV
- the klhl32 gene encoding kelch-like protein 32 isoform X1, which codes for MPSEPCVSGQELVTDQRLCQSKSHQDSVLSALNQQRKDGLLCEVTLVAGDQKFHAHKAVLAACSDYFRAMFSLCMVESEADEVTLQGVTSVGLKHALDFAYTGQIMLEPGVIQDVLSAGSHLQLLELLSLCSHYLVQELNSVNYLDLYRVADLFHLPALEEAVVSFLVEHLCELQQSRQEEVLLLPYRLLREVLKSDRLTSLNEEEIWQLVVCWLEHDCRYQYTEDLIQHVRYGLMDVAALHHVAQCHPLVQSSATAAALVDEALEYHRATXAQPLRQTAHTKPRFQSLTLYIAGGRKREVSRVRELRYFNPAXQENXRXAXCSNWSELAPMPAGRSHHCVAVMGHFLFVAGGEVEHSTGRTCAVRTACRYDPRGNRWXEIASMKACREHFVLGALGQYLYAVGGRNELRQVLPTVERYCPKRNKWTFVQSFDRSLSCHAGCVADDLLWVSGGVTNTAQYQNRLMVYDPEQNQWLARSPMLQRRVYHVMAVVRRQLYVLGGNDLDYNNDRILVRHIDSYDIDMDQWTRCTFSLLTGQNESGVAVHDDRIYVVGGYSIWTNEPLACIQVLDVSTEGKEEVFYGPTLPFASNGIATCFLPAPCFTCPNLQTLQVPHHRIGPV